The sequence below is a genomic window from Halolamina litorea.
CCAGCCGTCGTGGGCCGCCCGGAGCGTGACGCCGGCCGCGGCGCTCACCAGGACGAGCGCGGCGAACGCGAAACAGAGCCAGCGGACCGAACGGCCGAGCCGCCAGCGAACGTCCTCGCTCAGTCGGAGGCGGTCCGACCGGAGTCCCGAGACGAGCGCGAACCGCCCGTAGCCGTCGGCGACGACGGCGCCGAGGACGAACAGTCCGGCCGCGAGCGCCATCGGCAGACCTCGGTCGCCGACGGCCGCCGGCACCGTAACCCGGGCGGCGGCTGGCGAGAGCCACCCGACGCCGACGACCAGCGAGAGCAGCGAGAGCCGGAGCCAGCGCCCCCGCTCCGGGAGCAGGAAGCCCCTCGCTGTCGCGGCCGCCCCGACGACAGCGCGCACGGCGTGCCACGACATTCGGGTATCCGAACCCACGACACGGCAAAATAGCTACGGGGCCGTCGGGGCCTGACCGTCCCGGCGCTGGCGAGCGATCAGGGCGCCGCGGCCATGGTGCCGCGGTCAGGGCGCGTACGGCGCGTGGCGTTCGAGCGTTCGGTCGTAGCCGACCGCCTCCACCTCGAACGTCGGCCAGTTCGGCGTCGCCGTCAGACACTCGAAGGGGTTCTCGCCCGCCTCGACGAGGTAGGTGTCCTCGCTGCGCGCGCCGCCGACGACGGGGTTGTAAGCGTATCCCATCGGCGCCCGCACGGGGGCCTCGGCGCCGGGCGCGGCCAGCCACTCCCGACGGGCGAACCCCGCGGCGCCGCCCTGTTCGCCGGCGTCGAGCGCCTCGGAGGCACCGAGTTCGTCGTAGGCCTCGGCGACGGCGTCGAACACGTCGCCGGCGGTACCGTCCGACGCCACGGCCGCCTCCGTCGCCGCAAGCGCGGTCGCCTCGACCCGGGCCGCGGTGCGGAACTGCTCCTCAAACCGGGCCGGCGGATCGAACGCGATCGTCCGCGAGAGCGAGGCGTGGAGTCCACCGCGCTCGGCGGTCACGCTCACGACCGCGTAGTCGCCGAGCTCCCCGGCACCGGCCGGCGGGGAGCGGTACGCCTCGGCGCGTTCGCTTCCGGCAACGCGAACCTCGGCGGCCGACATCGCGCCCGAGGAGAGGGCGATCCGCAGCGCCGAGGCGACCTCGTGTTCGGTGTCCTCGGGACCGAGTTCGCGGCAGACGCGCTCGACGGCCGCGGCAGTCTCCTCGGCCAGCGAGCGGTAGCGCTCTACGTCGGCCTCCGTGAGCGGCTGGCGCAGCCGGGCGGCGTCGATCCGCTCTATCCCGGGGGCATCGAAGTCCGCGGCTGTCTCGGCGGGCGAGGCGTCGGCGACGGCTGCCGGCAGCGACTCGTGCCACGGGACGGTCTCGACGGCGAACCCGTCGGGCAGTTCCTCGGCGGCGATACGGGTGGCCTCCCCGGCCGGCGCCACCGCCCGGAGTGCCGGGTCCTCGCCGGGGACGTAGCCCGCGGCGGCGACGCCGAGTCCGTCGGCGTCGACGGGGCTGTTGTCGCCGCCGGTGAGCCACGCGAACGCGTCGGGGCGGGCGAACCAGACGGCGTCGAAGCCTGCCGCCGCGAGGTAGCTATCGAGACAGGCGGTACGTGCGTCGTGGTCGACCATACGGCCGCTGGCGGCGGCGGCGACTTCAACGCGCCGACTCGGGGTCTCGCGCGCGAGCGCGCCTGCAACGGAACCCACAAGTGCGAGCGGTCCGGAGTCAACCCGAATGAAGCGTCCCAGCTACCGGCAGTTCGCGCTGTTCACGACGGCCCTGACCGGGAGCCTGATCGCGCTGGGTATCTACACCTCCGCGACGGGTTCCGGGCTGGCCTGCGCACAGCAGTGGCCGCTCTGTAACGACGGGCTCCTGCCACAGACGCTCCCTGGGTTCTTCGAGTGGTTCCACCGCCTCGTGGCGATGATCACCGGCTTCGTCATCATCGGCCTCGTCGCCGCCGCGTGGCGTGGCGGACAGGAACGCCGGACCGCACTCTACGCGACGACGGCGCTCGTGTTGCTGCCGTTCCAGATCGCGATCGGCGCGATCACGGTGACGCTCGAAGGGGCGATCCCGTGGGGTTACTCCGTGCCGACCCACGCCGCCCACCTGCTGTTCGCGCTCTCGATCTTCACCGCGCTGGTGCTCTCGACGCTGTCGGCGATGCGCGGCCACTACGAGCGCTCGGCGCTCGACCGGAGCCGCCTCGCGCTCGGGGCCACGCTGGTGCTCCTCCCGGTGAACTTCGTCGCCAGCCGCGTGACGAAAGTGGTCGAGTACGGCCCGCCCGGGCAGGCCCTGTTCATCCTGACGGCGCTGGCCACTTTCGCCACGCTCGTCGCCGCAATCGTCTGGCTCCCCGAGACGAACTTGGCGCAGTACCGTCCCGGCGCCGCCGTCGCCGCCGGCGCGATGTTCCTCGTGATGCTGCTCGGCCGTGACCTGGTGATCTACACCGAGGGCGCCCGCCTCGTGAACGGGCTGCTCTACCTGATCGCCTTCGCCGCCGCTGCCGTCGTCGCCTACGCCGCCCGCGGCGAGGCCGAGGACGGTCGACCGTCGCTGGCGTAAGCGACCGAGACGGCGGCCGCTGCTTCTTTCGCCGTCCCCTCGGCGCTACTGTTCCGTCGCCGTCGCCGCCGGCTCTCGGGGTCGGGTGCCGCAACGCTCTTGGCTTCGCCCCCGCAGCTATCGCTCATGCAGCGGTCACGCCGCGCGATTCTCGCCGCCGTCCCGGTTGCGCTCGCCGGCTGTGGCCAGTCGCTTCGGGAGAACACGGTCCCGGGCGGGCTCGACATCCGGAACCGCCGGTCGGGCTCGATCACCGTCGCCGTCAGAGCCGCGGTCCGCCCCGAACTCCGAACCGAGGGGGGAAACGGCGTCGGTCAGGACAGCGCCACCTCGACGCCGGTGACGCCGCGGGACGCCGATCTGGAGCCCCCCGACAAAAGCGGCGAGTACACCGTCGCTGCTGAGTCGGCACTCGCGGTACCGAACTTCTTCAGCCGGGCCGGCCGCTGGGGGGTCGAAGCGGTGCTGAACCCCGACGCCGAGGCCGCTGCCGACCGGACCCGAATCGAACTCTTCGCCGCGCTGCCGGGACCGACTGGTGCGGACACGCTCGTCGTGGAGGCAACGGCCGACGGGCTGACCGCCCGAGCGACGACGGTCGACTGAGGATCAGACGAAGTCCGAGAGGCCAGACTGGGAGTCGTCCTCGGTCTCCTCAGGCTCCGGTTCGGGTTCCGGTTCGGGCTCCGGCTCCGCTTCGGACGCTTCTGTCGCCGTCTCCGCGCCGTCGTCACGCTCGGGGAGGTCGCCGGCGAAGGCGCCGCCGGCGTGTTCCTCCAGTCGGTCGTCGCGCAACTCCGCGGCGTCTTCGACGATCCCCTGTACCTTGTTCGTGGACTCGCCGCTGCCGGAGATGGCCGCGAGGTCGGCCTCGTCGAACTCGAAGTACGCCGTGACGGCGACGGTCAGCTCCCGGGGCTTACAGTGGTGGATCATCGCCGAGAGGAACGGCAGCACTTCCCGACGGGCGGTCTCGATGCTCAGGCCGCCCGAGACGGCGATCTTTCGGCAGATCTCGTCGACCGTGGCGTCCGAGGAGGGCCACATCTGGGGCCGGCCGCCGTACTGGGTCCAGCCGCCGGAGGTGCCGTCCCGAGAAGCGGCGACGCCAGCGGCGACGTTGTCGGTAACGTACCGCCAGTAGGAGTAGTTCTGTGTCGCCTGCACGCGGCCGAGCCACCGGTCGGCGTTGGCGAGGAACTCGTAGGCCCGAACCGTCTCCTGTGGGTCGTACACCTTCATCACCTTGTCCTCGACCCACGCCGTCAGGTCGTCGGGCGTCTCGTCGGCGTCGTAGGCGACGTGCAGCGCGTCCTGTGCGCTCTCCTCTTCTTTGAGGATCGCGTCGAGGACGGCGAAGATGCCGACGGTGGTGTCCCGGTCGCCCGTGACCACGTCGTCGACGGTGAGGTGATCTTTCCCCTCCGCGGTCGCTTGGAGGTCCTTCACGGCCCCGCGGAGGTCGCCGGAGTTGGCGTCGGCGATGCGCTGGAGGGCGTCGCTCTCGAAGCCGATGTCCTCCTTCCGGCAGATGTCCCGCAGGACGGGGACGATCGAGCGGGCCGACACGTCGCGGAACTCGATGTCCTGACAGGCGTTTCGGAGCCCGCGGCTCATGTCGTAGAACTCGTTGGCGATGAGGACGATCGGTTGGCTCGACTCCTTGACCAGTTTCGTGATCGCCTGTGCGCCGCCGCGGTCGTAGTTGCCGTGGATGTTGTCGGCCTCGTCGACGATGACGAGTTGGCGGCCGTCCTCGCCGCTGCTGCTGCCGCCGAGGGTCGCGTTTCGCGCCGCGCGGCCGGCGAAGCGCTCGATGGCGTCGGCGGTTCGCTGGTCGGAGGCGTTGAGTTCGACCGTCTCCCAGCCCATGTCCGCCGCGAGCGCGTGGGCCGCGGAGGTCTTGCCGACGCCGGGGCTGCCGTAGAGGATCACCGCCTCCCGGTGGTCGTCCCACGTCCGCCCCCACTCCTCGAAGGCGTCGCGGGCTTTGTTGTTCCCCCGGACCGCCGAGAGCGTGTCGGGCCGGTAGGACTCGGTCCAGTCAGCCATTACCGGAGGGAGGTGGGTAGTGCGTTTAGTGGTTGCGGAGACGGGGTGTTCGAGAGGATTCACGCGGGGGGTTCGGTTCTGCGACGACGGCCGCTACTGTGACCGCTCTCGAAGCTTGGCCACTTGTACCGCACTGCCCCGCACAGCCCTCGAACTTCCCCAACCGGCTCACTCCCGTATGGTCGTTCGCCCCTCGCGCTGCGGCGTTGACGAGAGCTTCGCTCTCGTCTGCCAGCCGGACGTAGTCCGGCGACGCCGCCGACGCGGCACCCGCTTTGCGCCACCCCCCCGTACGGTGTCAGGACCTACGCCGCGTCGGCGTTCCGCGTCAGCGCGTACAGCACGAACGAGGAGAGCCAGTGTGAGCCCGCGTAGTCGTCGGTGAAGGCGCCGCCGAGACCCGCCTCGAAGTGGCGCTCCGCGCTCTCGGCGAGTCGCCCCGCCGTCCCGCCGTCGACGGCGTCGGCGACCTCCGCGAGACCCCACGCCTTCGCCAGATTGAGGCCGACGAGGTGCAGCGCCATCCCGCCCTCGCCGTCGGCGCTCGCATCGACGGGCTCGAAGAAGTCGCGGTTTCGGGACTCGGAAAGGTCCGGCAGGAAGCCGTCCAGCCAGTCGTCGTACTCCGCGTCGGGGAGGACGCGGCGCATCAGGTTCGCCTCGGTCAGCGTCGGCGAGACGAAGTCCCAGCCAAGCGGTTCGTAGGCGACGGGGGCGTCCTCGTCGTCGACGTAGAACCGTCGCGCCGTCTCGGCCGCGTCGGCCGCGAGGTCATCGTCGCCGACCACGTCGGCGTAGTCCAGCACCGCCGAGAGTGCGAACGCGCTGTTGCCGTGCGTGCCGACCCGGAACGGCCGGGACTGGGGGAGGAACTCGGTCCGGACGAGGTCGGCGATACGTTCCTCCAACGGCGCGAGCATGTCGGCCCAGCGGTCGGCGCGGGGGTCGTCCCAGCGGTGGAGTTCGGCGGCGAGCCGGAGCAGCCACGCCCAGCCGTAGGGGCGCTCGAAGCCGGGGTTCTCGACGAAGTACGTGACTTCGCCGTTGACGTTCTCGGGGGTAAGCCGGGCGTCGATGCTCTCGACGATCGCGGCCTCGTCGGGGTGGTCCTCGAAGAGGCGAAGCTGCCGGACCAGCGCCCAGTGGCTGTGGACCGCCGAGTGCCAGTCGTAGCAGCCGAAGAAGACCGGGTGGTCCTCGCGCGGGCGGACGGTGTCCTCGGGGCCGTCGACGGCGCCACCGTGATGGGGGTACTCCTGTCCGACAGCCGCCAGTGGGTGGTGGGCGAGCCGCCGCAGGGCGTCGTCGTCGAGGCTGGAAACGGTGCCGTCGAGCGCCGCCTCCGGATCGAGGTCCGCGAGTGCGTCGGGGGCGTTCATCGTCCGCGACTCCGCCGCCGAGCGGATGAATCGTTCGGTGGCGCGTGGCGTGCGAGCCGTTGTCGGACCCTCGGGAGGCTTTTTCACTTCCCGTGTGTGCTTTCGAACATGTTCCCCACGACGATCGAGACCGACCGGCTCAGACTGGAGCCCCGGACGCCGGAGTACGTCGACGCGCTCGACGTGTACGAGCACTGCAAGCAGGGCGCCCCAGACATCGACGAGATCACCGAGTACCTGCCGTGGGACCCCCACGCGACGCCCAACGAGTCGGCGGAGTTCCTCGAACGCGGTGTGACGGCCCGCGAGGAGCGCGAGGGGGTCGATTACGTGATCCGGCCCAAGGAAGGCGAGGATGGGGCCGGCGAGATTGCCGGCTTCGGCGGCCTCACGCTCGACTGGGACACCGACAGCGCGGAGTTAGGGACGTGGCTCCGCAAGCCGTTCTGGGGGCGGGGCTACTCGGGCGAGCGCGCGCTGGCGCTGGCCGAACTCGCCTTCGAACACCTCGACCTCGAACTGGTGACGGTGACCCTCGATGCGGACAACGAGAAGTCCGAACGGGCGATCGAGAAGTACGTCGAACGTATGGGCGGCCGCCGCGAGGGGACGCTGCGGAACTTCCATCCCGGTGATCCGCCCGTCGACGCCGTCCGGTTCAGCGTCAGCCAGTCGGAGTACCGCGACGCCGACCCCGACCACGAGGTGGCGTTCTACGACACGAACGGCGATCCGTGGCCGTGAGCGCGCCCCGACTCAGAGCTCCCGGGCGACCATTTCGCCCCAGTGGCCGAAGCCGTGGCGGTCGTAGAACGCCTTCGCACGCTCGTTCGCGCCGTCCACGTCGAGCACGAGGCGGTCGAGCGGGAGGTCCTGGTCCCGCGCGAAGTCGACGGCGGCCTCCATCAGGTCGTCGGCGACGCCGGTGCCGCGGTGCTCGGGGGCGACGTAGAGTTCGTTCAACACCGCCGCGTCCCAGATGAACCGGTGGCTCTCGGGGAGGACGAAGGCGTAGCCGACGACCTCGGCGTCGTCGACGACGACGGTGACACAGCGCGGGTCCGAGTCCACACACCGTCCGACCCACTCGAACCACTCCGCGCGGTAGGTTTCGTCGAGTTTCCCCTCGTACTTGGCTTCCTTGTCGTCGCCGCCGGTCCCGGCGCCGAGGCCGAGTTCGAACGCACGCTTGCAGTCCCACAGTCCAGCCTCGTCGCCGGGTTCGTACGGACGGAGCTCCATGGCTCGACTGCTCCCGGCTCGCTGTTGAGGCTGTCGCTCGCCCCCCTCGGTCGCCAGCTCAGGCGTCGCGGGTCTGCCACGAGCGGACGCCGACGGTCGCCGCCGAGAGGACCACGAGCATGAGCTGCCAGCCCCCGGTCACGACCGGGAACACGCGCTCGACTGGCCCGTCGTCCTCCTTCCACGGCGTCGGGTCCGCACCCGTGCTGTACCGGGTGTTCTCGGTCGTCGAGGGGCGCGAGGGCTCCGGCGAAAGGTCGACGAACGTCTGGACGAGCCCCTCTGTCGTGGAGAGGTGGAGTTTGCCGTTCACCGTGTAGAACTGGTCGTGGAGCGGCCAGACCGCGTTCACGCCGTTGGTCACGAGGTCGGGGATGATCCCACCCGCGAGGAGGGCGACGACGGCGACGCCGGCGACGTAGGGAGCGTCGGCTCCCCAGCGTTCCCGGAGCCGTGAGCGGTCGAACATGCGGGCGTCGACGTACACCGCGGCGCCGAGGAGCGCCGGGAGCAGCAGCGTGTGTAGCGCCGAGCGATGGGCGCCGGCGACCAGCGGCGCGAGGAAGGAGTCGAGGTCCGGTACCGCCGCGGCGACGAGTACGACCGCGATGGCTTTGGGCGTGAAGCGGTCGCCCAGCAGGGCGGCGCCGACGAGGCCGCCGACGGCGACGTGGACCAGCGTCGATGGCACGTCCGTGGGTGTGTCTCACAGCGCAATAGCGCTTGCGCCGACGGCGGCCGCCACGGCTTCACCCGACTCACGGCGGAGGGGAGCGTTGAAGGCCCGTTCGCCCCGCCTACGGGTATGGACGAACTCGACACGCCGGTACTCGACAACCACCTCCACCTCGACCCCGAGCACGGCCAGGGGATGGACGCCGTCCGGGACTTCGAGCACCTCGGCGGCACCCACCTGCTCGTGTTGAACAAGCCGTCGTGGCACCTCGGGCCGGTGCCGAGCGAGCGCGCGGACTTCCACACCGCGTTCGACGCGACCATCGACGCCGTCACCGACGCCAACGGGATCCTTCCCGGCGAGGCGTGGCCCGTGCTGGGCGTGCATCCGGGTCTGATCAGCCACCTCGTGGACGAGGGCTACGAGGCCGAGGAGGCCCGGGACCTGATGCAGGAAGGCCTCGACCTCGCCGCCGAGTACGTCGCCGACGGTCGCGCGCTGGCGCTCAAAACCGGCCGCCCCCACTACGACGTGGACGACGCCGTGTGGGAGGCCTCGAACGACGTCCTCAAACACGGCCTCGCGCTCGGCGCCGAACACGACTGCGCGGTCCAACTCCACACCGAGGCCACCAACGATCTGACCGATGTCGCCGAGTGGGCCGAGGAACGCGGGCTCCCCGCCGAGAAGGTCGTCAAGCATTACGCCGGCGGCCGGCTCGCCGGGCCGACCCCGAGCGTGATGAGCGAGAAGGCGCGGCTCCGGACTGCCGTCGAGACCGGCGAGCCGTTCCTGATGGAGACGGACTTCGTCGACGACGCCGACCGGCCGGGGGCGGTGATGGGGCCCAAGACCGTCCCGCGGCGGGTTCGGTGGCTGCTGGAGCAGGGCCACGACGACGCCGTCGCCCGTGCACACGTCGAGACGCCCGAACTGGTGTACGGAATCG
It includes:
- a CDS encoding GNAT family N-acetyltransferase, giving the protein MFPTTIETDRLRLEPRTPEYVDALDVYEHCKQGAPDIDEITEYLPWDPHATPNESAEFLERGVTAREEREGVDYVIRPKEGEDGAGEIAGFGGLTLDWDTDSAELGTWLRKPFWGRGYSGERALALAELAFEHLDLELVTVTLDADNEKSERAIEKYVERMGGRREGTLRNFHPGDPPVDAVRFSVSQSEYRDADPDHEVAFYDTNGDPWP
- a CDS encoding metal-dependent hydrolase, yielding MPSTLVHVAVGGLVGAALLGDRFTPKAIAVVLVAAAVPDLDSFLAPLVAGAHRSALHTLLLPALLGAAVYVDARMFDRSRLRERWGADAPYVAGVAVVALLAGGIIPDLVTNGVNAVWPLHDQFYTVNGKLHLSTTEGLVQTFVDLSPEPSRPSTTENTRYSTGADPTPWKEDDGPVERVFPVVTGGWQLMLVVLSAATVGVRSWQTRDA
- a CDS encoding DUF2891 domain-containing protein, whose amino-acid sequence is MNAPDALADLDPEAALDGTVSSLDDDALRRLAHHPLAAVGQEYPHHGGAVDGPEDTVRPREDHPVFFGCYDWHSAVHSHWALVRQLRLFEDHPDEAAIVESIDARLTPENVNGEVTYFVENPGFERPYGWAWLLRLAAELHRWDDPRADRWADMLAPLEERIADLVRTEFLPQSRPFRVGTHGNSAFALSAVLDYADVVGDDDLAADAAETARRFYVDDEDAPVAYEPLGWDFVSPTLTEANLMRRVLPDAEYDDWLDGFLPDLSESRNRDFFEPVDASADGEGGMALHLVGLNLAKAWGLAEVADAVDGGTAGRLAESAERHFEAGLGGAFTDDYAGSHWLSSFVLYALTRNADAA
- a CDS encoding M24 family metallopeptidase is translated as MVDHDARTACLDSYLAAAGFDAVWFARPDAFAWLTGGDNSPVDADGLGVAAAGYVPGEDPALRAVAPAGEATRIAAEELPDGFAVETVPWHESLPAAVADASPAETAADFDAPGIERIDAARLRQPLTEADVERYRSLAEETAAAVERVCRELGPEDTEHEVASALRIALSSGAMSAAEVRVAGSERAEAYRSPPAGAGELGDYAVVSVTAERGGLHASLSRTIAFDPPARFEEQFRTAARVEATALAATEAAVASDGTAGDVFDAVAEAYDELGASEALDAGEQGGAAGFARREWLAAPGAEAPVRAPMGYAYNPVVGGARSEDTYLVEAGENPFECLTATPNWPTFEVEAVGYDRTLERHAPYAP
- a CDS encoding replication factor C large subunit; the protein is MADWTESYRPDTLSAVRGNNKARDAFEEWGRTWDDHREAVILYGSPGVGKTSAAHALAADMGWETVELNASDQRTADAIERFAGRAARNATLGGSSSGEDGRQLVIVDEADNIHGNYDRGGAQAITKLVKESSQPIVLIANEFYDMSRGLRNACQDIEFRDVSARSIVPVLRDICRKEDIGFESDALQRIADANSGDLRGAVKDLQATAEGKDHLTVDDVVTGDRDTTVGIFAVLDAILKEEESAQDALHVAYDADETPDDLTAWVEDKVMKVYDPQETVRAYEFLANADRWLGRVQATQNYSYWRYVTDNVAAGVAASRDGTSGGWTQYGGRPQMWPSSDATVDEICRKIAVSGGLSIETARREVLPFLSAMIHHCKPRELTVAVTAYFEFDEADLAAISGSGESTNKVQGIVEDAAELRDDRLEEHAGGAFAGDLPERDDGAETATEASEAEPEPEPEPEPEPEETEDDSQSGLSDFV
- a CDS encoding COX15/CtaA family protein; this translates as MKRPSYRQFALFTTALTGSLIALGIYTSATGSGLACAQQWPLCNDGLLPQTLPGFFEWFHRLVAMITGFVIIGLVAAAWRGGQERRTALYATTALVLLPFQIAIGAITVTLEGAIPWGYSVPTHAAHLLFALSIFTALVLSTLSAMRGHYERSALDRSRLALGATLVLLPVNFVASRVTKVVEYGPPGQALFILTALATFATLVAAIVWLPETNLAQYRPGAAVAAGAMFLVMLLGRDLVIYTEGARLVNGLLYLIAFAAAAVVAYAARGEAEDGRPSLA
- a CDS encoding GNAT family N-acetyltransferase, with protein sequence MELRPYEPGDEAGLWDCKRAFELGLGAGTGGDDKEAKYEGKLDETYRAEWFEWVGRCVDSDPRCVTVVVDDAEVVGYAFVLPESHRFIWDAAVLNELYVAPEHRGTGVADDLMEAAVDFARDQDLPLDRLVLDVDGANERAKAFYDRHGFGHWGEMVAREL
- a CDS encoding TatD family hydrolase, with amino-acid sequence MDELDTPVLDNHLHLDPEHGQGMDAVRDFEHLGGTHLLVLNKPSWHLGPVPSERADFHTAFDATIDAVTDANGILPGEAWPVLGVHPGLISHLVDEGYEAEEARDLMQEGLDLAAEYVADGRALALKTGRPHYDVDDAVWEASNDVLKHGLALGAEHDCAVQLHTEATNDLTDVAEWAEERGLPAEKVVKHYAGGRLAGPTPSVMSEKARLRTAVETGEPFLMETDFVDDADRPGAVMGPKTVPRRVRWLLEQGHDDAVARAHVETPELVYGIDTVGTLDREE